In a genomic window of Borrelia maritima:
- a CDS encoding tetratricopeptide repeat protein, whose amino-acid sequence MKIRYLRYIFYVAMIFIFIFLIYYILSYFKSFSKSYLKAGPTEVDLLLLWDKKEYKEIIDYAENEIKNHKFDFNLNLLLGFSYFYYSLIVNESYLKGEFLDKSIERLRFLISINDGVSIGPLYYILGKAYSHKGEFYSELAVKFLNKALSVDNFDFMNIKEDIFEYLGYSYQLLRDYKSSLKFFEKAYNENKSDLVLWSLAYVNYKLNDINKSVEYIKKIIEEEKGKLSKGEKTDENLIQKVYLLYGDILLDKGDYDNAFNYYNKVLEINSSNSSVYVKIGDIYRKKDKDYPKARKYWREALNLNPYLEAARERLGITLEDF is encoded by the coding sequence ATGAAAATAAGATATTTAAGATATATTTTTTATGTAGCTATGATTTTCATTTTTATTTTTTTAATATATTACATTTTGTCATATTTTAAATCTTTTTCTAAATCTTATTTAAAAGCGGGACCAACAGAGGTTGATTTGCTTTTATTGTGGGATAAAAAAGAATATAAAGAAATAATAGATTATGCTGAGAATGAGATTAAAAATCATAAATTTGATTTTAATTTAAATTTGCTTTTGGGATTTTCATACTTTTATTATTCTTTAATAGTAAATGAAAGCTATTTGAAAGGAGAATTTTTAGATAAATCCATAGAAAGATTAAGATTTTTAATTTCTATAAATGATGGGGTTTCTATAGGCCCTTTGTATTATATATTAGGAAAGGCATATTCTCATAAAGGAGAATTTTATAGTGAACTTGCTGTAAAATTTTTGAATAAAGCTTTAAGTGTTGATAATTTTGATTTCATGAACATTAAAGAAGATATTTTTGAATATTTAGGGTATTCGTATCAGCTTTTAAGAGACTATAAGTCTAGTTTAAAGTTTTTTGAAAAAGCTTATAATGAAAATAAATCTGATTTAGTGCTTTGGAGTTTGGCTTATGTTAATTATAAATTAAATGATATAAATAAAAGCGTCGAGTATATAAAAAAAATAATAGAAGAAGAGAAAGGGAAATTGTCAAAGGGCGAGAAAACGGATGAAAATTTAATTCAAAAGGTATATTTGCTTTATGGAGATATTCTATTAGACAAAGGTGACTATGACAATGCTTTTAATTATTATAATAAAGTTCTAGAAATTAATAGTTCAAATTCTAGTGTTTATGTTAAAATAGGAGATATATACAGGAAGAAAGATAAAGATTATCCTAAGGCTAGAAAATACTGGAGAGAAGCTCTCAATCTTAATCCTTATTTAGAAGCAGCAAGAGAGAGACTTGGAATTACTTTGGAAGACTTTTAG